One part of the Glycine soja cultivar W05 chromosome 11, ASM419377v2, whole genome shotgun sequence genome encodes these proteins:
- the LOC114376815 gene encoding MACPF domain-containing protein CAD1-like: MENPTSDSLSATLGNSIQALGRGFDVTSDIRLLYCKGAPGSRLVHVDEDHTKNLLLSHDLVIPNVSMDVDWSPGKDGIETTPVYSFHEMAKYFNERSGITGHIPLGSFNSMFNFTGCWMADAAATKSLAMVGYFIPLVEVKLNKLNLVLTDEVKHAVPYSWDPTSLASFIENYGTHIVTSATVGGRDVVYIRQHQSSSLSASDIETYVKDIGDDRFHNVKHFSGPGPLKYKEKDVTVIFRRRGGDDLEQSHTKWVETVKLAPDVINMNFTPIVSLLEGVPGIKHLARAIDLYLQYKPPIEDLQYFLDFQITQVWAPEQNNLQRKEPVCQSLQFSLMGPKLFVSPDQVTVGRKPVTGLRLSLEGSKQNRLAIHLQHLVSLPKNLQPHWDTHMAIGAPKWHGPEEQDSRWFEPIKWKNFSHVSTAPIEYTETSIGDLSGVHIVTGAQLGVWDFGAKNVLHLKLLFSKVPGCTIRRSVWDHNPSAPVAQRPDGASSSLMKKTSEDKKEDSSIHIGKLAKIVDMTEMSKGPQDIPGHWLVTGAKLGVEKGKIVLRIKYSLLNY, encoded by the exons ATGGAAAACCCAACTTCAGATTCTCTCTCTGCCACTCTTGGCAACTCAATCCAAGCTCTGGGTCGTGGCTTTGATGTCACATCGGATATTAGGCTTCTATACTGCAAGGGTGCTCCTGGCTCAAGGCTTGTTCACGTTGATGAGGATCACACCAAGAACCTTCTTCTTTCGCATGACCTCGTTATTCCCAATGTCTCTATGGATGTTGATTGGTCACCTGGGAAGGATGGTATAGAGACGACCCCTGTGTATAGTTTCCACGAG ATGGCGAAATATTTCAATGAGAGGTCAGGCATAACAGGACATATTCCACTGGGAAGCTTCAATTCCATGTTCAATTTTACTGGGTGCTGGATGGCTGATGCAGCAGCCACCAAATCCCTTGCCATGGTTGGATATTTCATTCCTCTGGTTGAAGTTAAACTAAACAAACTAAATTTGGTCTTGACTGATGAAGTAAAGCATGCTGTTCCTTACTCTTGGGATCCAACATCCTTGGCTAG TTTTATTGAGAATTATGGTACCCATATTGTTACATCTGCAACTGTTGGTGGAAGAGACGTAGTGTACATCAGGCAGCACCAATCATCTTCTTTGTCTGCTTCAGACATTGAGACCTATGTAAAGGACATTGGAGATGATAGGTTTCACAACGTTAAACACTTTTCGGGTCCTGGTCCTTTAAAGTATAAGGAGAAG GATGTTACTGTCATATTTAGGAGGAGAGGAGGGGATGATCTTGAGCAAAGTCATACTAAATGGGTGGAAACTGTAAAATTGGCACCTGATGTCATTAACATGAACTTTACACCCATTGTTTCTCTTCTTGAAGGAGTGCCTGGCATAAAACATTTGGCTCGTGCTATTGATCTATATCTGCAGT ACAAACCACCTATCGAAGACCTACAGTATTTCTTGGATTTCCAAATAACTCAAGTTTGGGCACCAGAGCAAAATAATCTACAAAGAAAGGAACCTGTCTGTCAGTCTCTTCAGTTCAGCTTGATGGGACCTAAGCTTTTTGTCAGTCCAGATCAG GTAACAGTTGGACGCAAGCCTGTCACTGGACTTAGGCTTAGCCTAGAGGGCAGCAAACAGAATCGACTTGCTATTCATTTGCAGCATTTAGTCTCCCTCCCGAAGAACCTTCAACCTCACTGGGACACACACATGGCCATAGGTGCTCCCAAGTGGCATGGTCCCGAGGAGCAAGACAGCCGTTGGTTTGAACCAATCAAGTGGAAGAACTTCTCCCATGTAAGCACTGCACCAATTGAGTACACCGAAACTAGCATTGGGGACCTGTCCGGTGTTCACATTGTCACAGGTGCCCAGCTTGGTGTTTGGGACTTTGGTGCCAAAAATGTGTTACACCTCAAGCTCCTTTTCTCTAAGGTACCGGGATGTACAATACGGCGGTCCGTGTGGGATCACAATCCCTCCGCTCCTGTTGCTCAGAGACCAGATGGTGCTTCATCATCATTGATGAAGAAAACCTCCGAAGATAAAAAGGAAGATAGTTCAATCCACATTGGAAAACTGGCAAAAATTGTGGACATGACAGAAATGTCCAAAGGCCCCCAAGATATTCCTGGTCATTGGTTGGTTACCGGGGCTAAGCTTGgagttgaaaaaggaaaaattgtgCTGCGGATAAAATACTCTTTGCTTAACTATTGA